In the Helianthus annuus cultivar XRQ/B chromosome 11, HanXRQr2.0-SUNRISE, whole genome shotgun sequence genome, one interval contains:
- the LOC110898801 gene encoding probable leucine-rich repeat receptor-like serine/threonine-protein kinase At3g14840 isoform X3, whose amino-acid sequence MLLVILCVTFLPFAFASIDITCLPSEEVDALREIGRKLGKLEWDFRQDPCHAWEISSDGPRENNVTCNPEPNSTICHVVSISLKGQNLTGTLPPEFVNLLYLQNLDLTRNYLSGTIPPQWGSMERILNISLLANRLNGSLPKEFGNISTLKSLSVEDNRMSGAIPVQLGSLRSIERLLLSSNFFTGELPASFANLISMKDFRISSNNFSGKIPDFIGEWKNLTSLRIQASGLEGPIPLNITLLTTLTDLRISDLRGPDTLCPPFENTSFKNLILRSCNLIGEIPKSIASSKLLDLNFNKLNGSIPERFIDLQDTDYIYLTGNLLSGTVPNWMTTSADNVDLSYNVFESNRDLRCQMRQTNLFASFSTDNISSRKVSCLGDSSCPTNWTSLYINCGGRKLTDGKKEYESDLQEGGASDFSAVESRWGFSNTGNFLDDNNHDSYIVSGVPTNTSELYMNARTSALSLTYYGFCMHDGSYNVSLHFAEIFFTDDETYSSLGRRVFDIYIQMEKDFDISDRAGGAMKAIVTSYTVNVTGSLEIRLYWARKGTTNIPSRGVYGPLISAISVDPNYHVPQSGGNGNGVSRGIVAGIAGGAVCAIILILGVLWWCGYLRCRDAMELDLHGLELHDLELNTGSFTLKQLKIATNNFDVANKIGEGGFGSVYKGVLPNGTLMAVKQLSSKSKQGNREFLNELGMISALQHPHLVKLYGCCIEGNQLLLAYEYMENNSLARALFGPKEWQLALDWPTRYRICIDIARGLAFLHEESRLKIVHRDIKATNVLLDKDLNAKISDFGLAKLDEEDNTHISTRVAGTYGYMAPEYAMRGYLTDKADVYSYGIVLLEIVSGMANIADRAKENHFVLLDRAIALKAEGNLVDLVDSKLGSEYDISEMMVVINLALMCTAISPADRPTMSSVVSMLEGRIVPEAFIAEQSHSMTKMDRDKLMKLLEIKNENQTEEMSFTYTDSSTSAVDLYPVNDFSEYLQKRDSDAKKLLS is encoded by the exons AAGCCTGAAAGGACAAAACCTAACAGGCACTCTCCCACCAGAATTCGTCAATCTTCTTTACCTCCAAAATCT AGACTTAACTCGCAATTATCTCAGTGGCACCATTCCTCCACAATGGGGCTCCATGGAGCGAATTCTAAACAT TTCTCTTCTCGCGAACCGCTTAAACGGATCACTCCCGAAGGAATTCGGAAACATAAGCACGTTGAAATCTTT ATCGGTAGAGGACAATAGGATGTCTGGAGCAATTCCTGTTCAACTTGGGAGTCTTAGAAGCATTGAGAGACT ATTACTGAGCTCCAACTTTTTCACTGGGGAATTGCCTGCGTCATTTGCAAATCTGATCAGTATGAAGGATTT TCGAATTAGCAGTAACAACTTCTCTGGGAAGATCCCGGACTTCATTGGAGAATGGAAAAATCTCACAAGCTT AAGGATTCAGGCCAGTGGATTGGAAGGGCCAATACCTCTTAACATTACTCTCCTGACAACTTTAACAGACTT GAGGATTAGCGACTTGAGAGGACCAGACACGCTTTGTCCACCCTTTGAAAATACATCTTTTAAGAACCT GATCTTGAGGAGTTGCAATCTAATCGGCGAGATACCGAAATCTATTGCTTCATCCAAACTCTT AGACTTGAACTTTAACAAACTTAATGGATCCATTCCTGAAAGGTTCATTGATCTACAGGACACAGACTATAT CTATCTTACTGGAAACTTGCTATCCGGAACGGTGCCTAATTGGATGACCACTTCAGCAGATAATGT TGATTTGTCATACAACGTTTTTGAAAGCAACAGAGATTTAAGGTGTCAGATGCGGCAAAC AAACTTGTTTGCTTCATTTTCAACAGATAATATCTC CAGCAGAAAGGTCTCATGTTTGGGGGATAGTTCTTGTCCAACAA ACTGGACCTCCTTGTATATCAACTGTGGTGGAAGAAAACTAACAGATGGAAAAAAGGAATATGAAAGTGACCTGCAAGAAGGGGGTGCTTCAGATTTCTCTGCAGTAGAAAGTCGATGGGGATTTAGCAATACCGGTAACTTCTTAGACGACAACAATCATGACAGTTATATTGTTTCTGGGGTCCCAACGAACACTTCTGAACTGTACATGAATGCACGAACATCAGCCTTATCTTTGACGTATTATGGTTTCTGTATGCACGACGGAAGCTATAATGTAAGTCTTCACTTTGCTGAGATCTTTTTCACTGATGATGAAACATATAGCAGCCTTGGGAGACGTGTATTTGATATCTACATCCAG ATGGAGAAGGATTTTGACATCAGTGATAGAGCGGGTGGGGCAATGAAAGCAATTGTGACATCTTATACCGTAAATGTTACAGGTAGTTTGGAAATCCGTCTCTATTGGGCTAGAAAAGGGACAACCAATATCCCATCGCGAGGAGTATATGGTCCTCTTATCTCAGCTATTTCTGTGGATCCAA ATTACCACGTTCCACAATCGGGGGGAAATGGAAACGGTGTGTCTAGAGGTATTGTGGCTGGGATTGCGGGTGGAGCAGTTTGTGCCATCATTTTAATTTTAGGAGTTTTATGGTGGTGTGGTTATTTACGTTGCAGAGACGCTATGGAACTAG ATCTGCATGGTTTAGAGCTGCATGATCTAGAGCTAAACACTGGTTCCTTTACTTTGAAGCAACTCAAAATTGCAACAAACAATTTCGATGTTGCTAATAAGATTGGAGAAGGTGGTTTTGGCTCTGTTTACAAG GGAGTATTACCAAATGGCACCTTAATGGCAGTGAAACAACTCTCTTCCAAATCAAAGCAAGGAAATAGAGAGTTCTTGAATGAATTAGGCATGATATCCGCTTTGCAACACCCGCATCTTGTGAAGCTATATGGATGTTGTATCGAAGGAAACCAATTGTTGCTAGCGTATGAATACATGGAAAATAACAGTCTAGCCCGTGCTTTGTTT GGGCCTAAAGAATGGCAGTTGGCACTTGATTGGCCTACAAGATACAGAATTTGCATTGATATAGCACGAGGTTTGGCTTTTCTACATGAAGAATCCAGATTAAAGATTGTTCATAGAGATATCAAAGCCACTAACGTGCTCCTTGATAAGGATTTGAATGCTAAAATTTCTGATTTCGGTTTGGCTAAGCTTGATGAAGAGGACAACACCCATATAAGCACACGTGTCGCCGGAACTTA TGGATATATGGCTCCAGAATACGCAATGCGTGGTTATCTAACAGATAAAGCAGACGTCTATAGCTATGGAATTGTCCTCTTAGAGATTGTGAGCGGGATGGCTAACATTGCTGACAGAGCAAAGGAGAATCATTTTGTTCTTCTTGATCGG GCCATTGCTTTGAAAGCCGAGGGTAACTTGGTCGATCTTGTTGATTCAAAGCTGGGTTCAGAATATGACATCTCTGAGATGATGGTAGTTATCAATTTGGCTCTAATGTGCACCGCAATCTCCCCAGCCGATAGACCAACAATGTCATCAGTGGTTAGCATGCTAGAAGGACGAATAGTTCCTGAAGCATTTATTGCTGAACAAAGTCACTCAATGACTAAAATGGATCGTGACAAATTGATGAAGCTACTTGAGATCAAGAATGAGAACCAAACAGAAGAAATGTCATTCACGTACACTGATTCTTCGACATCTGCGGTCGATCTCTACCCGGTCAATGATTTTAGTGAGTATCTGCAGAAGAGAGACAGTGATGCTAAGAAGCTGTTATCTTAG
- the LOC110898801 gene encoding probable leucine-rich repeat receptor-like serine/threonine-protein kinase At3g14840 isoform X5 codes for MLLVILCVTFLPFAFASIDITCLPSEEVDALREIGRKLGKLEWDFRQDPCHAWEISSDGPRENNVTCNPEPNSTICHVVSISLKGQNLTGTLPPEFVNLLYLQNLDLTRNYLSGTIPPQWGSMERILNISLLANRLNGSLPKEFGNISTLKSLSVEDNRMSGAIPVQLGSLRSIERLLLSSNFFTGELPASFANLISMKDFRISSNNFSGKIPDFIGEWKNLTSLRIQASGLEGPIPLNITLLTTLTDLRISDLRGPDTLCPPFENTSFKNLILRSCNLIGEIPKSIASSKLLDLNFNKLNGSIPERFIDLQDTDYIYLTGNLLSGTVPNWMTTSADNVNLFASFSTDNISRKVSCLGDSSCPTNWTSLYINCGGRKLTDGKKEYESDLQEGGASDFSAVESRWGFSNTGNFLDDNNHDSYIVSGVPTNTSELYMNARTSALSLTYYGFCMHDGSYNVSLHFAEIFFTDDETYSSLGRRVFDIYIQGVQMEKDFDISDRAGGAMKAIVTSYTVNVTGSLEIRLYWARKGTTNIPSRGVYGPLISAISVDPNYHVPQSGGNGNGVSRGIVAGIAGGAVCAIILILGVLWWCGYLRCRDAMELDLHGLELHDLELNTGSFTLKQLKIATNNFDVANKIGEGGFGSVYKGVLPNGTLMAVKQLSSKSKQGNREFLNELGMISALQHPHLVKLYGCCIEGNQLLLAYEYMENNSLARALFGPKEWQLALDWPTRYRICIDIARGLAFLHEESRLKIVHRDIKATNVLLDKDLNAKISDFGLAKLDEEDNTHISTRVAGTYGYMAPEYAMRGYLTDKADVYSYGIVLLEIVSGMANIADRAKENHFVLLDRAIALKAEGNLVDLVDSKLGSEYDISEMMVVINLALMCTAISPADRPTMSSVVSMLEGRIVPEAFIAEQSHSMTKMDRDKLMKLLEIKNENQTEEMSFTYTDSSTSAVDLYPVNDFSEYLQKRDSDAKKLLS; via the exons AAGCCTGAAAGGACAAAACCTAACAGGCACTCTCCCACCAGAATTCGTCAATCTTCTTTACCTCCAAAATCT AGACTTAACTCGCAATTATCTCAGTGGCACCATTCCTCCACAATGGGGCTCCATGGAGCGAATTCTAAACAT TTCTCTTCTCGCGAACCGCTTAAACGGATCACTCCCGAAGGAATTCGGAAACATAAGCACGTTGAAATCTTT ATCGGTAGAGGACAATAGGATGTCTGGAGCAATTCCTGTTCAACTTGGGAGTCTTAGAAGCATTGAGAGACT ATTACTGAGCTCCAACTTTTTCACTGGGGAATTGCCTGCGTCATTTGCAAATCTGATCAGTATGAAGGATTT TCGAATTAGCAGTAACAACTTCTCTGGGAAGATCCCGGACTTCATTGGAGAATGGAAAAATCTCACAAGCTT AAGGATTCAGGCCAGTGGATTGGAAGGGCCAATACCTCTTAACATTACTCTCCTGACAACTTTAACAGACTT GAGGATTAGCGACTTGAGAGGACCAGACACGCTTTGTCCACCCTTTGAAAATACATCTTTTAAGAACCT GATCTTGAGGAGTTGCAATCTAATCGGCGAGATACCGAAATCTATTGCTTCATCCAAACTCTT AGACTTGAACTTTAACAAACTTAATGGATCCATTCCTGAAAGGTTCATTGATCTACAGGACACAGACTATAT CTATCTTACTGGAAACTTGCTATCCGGAACGGTGCCTAATTGGATGACCACTTCAGCAGATAATGT AAACTTGTTTGCTTCATTTTCAACAGATAATATCTC CAGAAAGGTCTCATGTTTGGGGGATAGTTCTTGTCCAACAA ACTGGACCTCCTTGTATATCAACTGTGGTGGAAGAAAACTAACAGATGGAAAAAAGGAATATGAAAGTGACCTGCAAGAAGGGGGTGCTTCAGATTTCTCTGCAGTAGAAAGTCGATGGGGATTTAGCAATACCGGTAACTTCTTAGACGACAACAATCATGACAGTTATATTGTTTCTGGGGTCCCAACGAACACTTCTGAACTGTACATGAATGCACGAACATCAGCCTTATCTTTGACGTATTATGGTTTCTGTATGCACGACGGAAGCTATAATGTAAGTCTTCACTTTGCTGAGATCTTTTTCACTGATGATGAAACATATAGCAGCCTTGGGAGACGTGTATTTGATATCTACATCCAG GGTGTGCAGATGGAGAAGGATTTTGACATCAGTGATAGAGCGGGTGGGGCAATGAAAGCAATTGTGACATCTTATACCGTAAATGTTACAGGTAGTTTGGAAATCCGTCTCTATTGGGCTAGAAAAGGGACAACCAATATCCCATCGCGAGGAGTATATGGTCCTCTTATCTCAGCTATTTCTGTGGATCCAA ATTACCACGTTCCACAATCGGGGGGAAATGGAAACGGTGTGTCTAGAGGTATTGTGGCTGGGATTGCGGGTGGAGCAGTTTGTGCCATCATTTTAATTTTAGGAGTTTTATGGTGGTGTGGTTATTTACGTTGCAGAGACGCTATGGAACTAG ATCTGCATGGTTTAGAGCTGCATGATCTAGAGCTAAACACTGGTTCCTTTACTTTGAAGCAACTCAAAATTGCAACAAACAATTTCGATGTTGCTAATAAGATTGGAGAAGGTGGTTTTGGCTCTGTTTACAAG GGAGTATTACCAAATGGCACCTTAATGGCAGTGAAACAACTCTCTTCCAAATCAAAGCAAGGAAATAGAGAGTTCTTGAATGAATTAGGCATGATATCCGCTTTGCAACACCCGCATCTTGTGAAGCTATATGGATGTTGTATCGAAGGAAACCAATTGTTGCTAGCGTATGAATACATGGAAAATAACAGTCTAGCCCGTGCTTTGTTT GGGCCTAAAGAATGGCAGTTGGCACTTGATTGGCCTACAAGATACAGAATTTGCATTGATATAGCACGAGGTTTGGCTTTTCTACATGAAGAATCCAGATTAAAGATTGTTCATAGAGATATCAAAGCCACTAACGTGCTCCTTGATAAGGATTTGAATGCTAAAATTTCTGATTTCGGTTTGGCTAAGCTTGATGAAGAGGACAACACCCATATAAGCACACGTGTCGCCGGAACTTA TGGATATATGGCTCCAGAATACGCAATGCGTGGTTATCTAACAGATAAAGCAGACGTCTATAGCTATGGAATTGTCCTCTTAGAGATTGTGAGCGGGATGGCTAACATTGCTGACAGAGCAAAGGAGAATCATTTTGTTCTTCTTGATCGG GCCATTGCTTTGAAAGCCGAGGGTAACTTGGTCGATCTTGTTGATTCAAAGCTGGGTTCAGAATATGACATCTCTGAGATGATGGTAGTTATCAATTTGGCTCTAATGTGCACCGCAATCTCCCCAGCCGATAGACCAACAATGTCATCAGTGGTTAGCATGCTAGAAGGACGAATAGTTCCTGAAGCATTTATTGCTGAACAAAGTCACTCAATGACTAAAATGGATCGTGACAAATTGATGAAGCTACTTGAGATCAAGAATGAGAACCAAACAGAAGAAATGTCATTCACGTACACTGATTCTTCGACATCTGCGGTCGATCTCTACCCGGTCAATGATTTTAGTGAGTATCTGCAGAAGAGAGACAGTGATGCTAAGAAGCTGTTATCTTAG
- the LOC110898801 gene encoding probable leucine-rich repeat receptor-like serine/threonine-protein kinase At3g14840 isoform X4: MLLVILCVTFLPFAFASIDITCLPSEEVDALREIGRKLGKLEWDFRQDPCHAWEISSDGPRENNVTCNPEPNSTICHVVSISLKGQNLTGTLPPEFVNLLYLQNLDLTRNYLSGTIPPQWGSMERILNISLLANRLNGSLPKEFGNISTLKSLSVEDNRMSGAIPVQLGSLRSIERLLLSSNFFTGELPASFANLISMKDFRISSNNFSGKIPDFIGEWKNLTSLRIQASGLEGPIPLNITLLTTLTDLRISDLRGPDTLCPPFENTSFKNLILRSCNLIGEIPKSIASSKLLDLNFNKLNGSIPERFIDLQDTDYIYLTGNLLSGTVPNWMTTSADNVNLFASFSTDNISSRKVSCLGDSSCPTNWTSLYINCGGRKLTDGKKEYESDLQEGGASDFSAVESRWGFSNTGNFLDDNNHDSYIVSGVPTNTSELYMNARTSALSLTYYGFCMHDGSYNVSLHFAEIFFTDDETYSSLGRRVFDIYIQGVQMEKDFDISDRAGGAMKAIVTSYTVNVTGSLEIRLYWARKGTTNIPSRGVYGPLISAISVDPNYHVPQSGGNGNGVSRGIVAGIAGGAVCAIILILGVLWWCGYLRCRDAMELDLHGLELHDLELNTGSFTLKQLKIATNNFDVANKIGEGGFGSVYKGVLPNGTLMAVKQLSSKSKQGNREFLNELGMISALQHPHLVKLYGCCIEGNQLLLAYEYMENNSLARALFGPKEWQLALDWPTRYRICIDIARGLAFLHEESRLKIVHRDIKATNVLLDKDLNAKISDFGLAKLDEEDNTHISTRVAGTYGYMAPEYAMRGYLTDKADVYSYGIVLLEIVSGMANIADRAKENHFVLLDRAIALKAEGNLVDLVDSKLGSEYDISEMMVVINLALMCTAISPADRPTMSSVVSMLEGRIVPEAFIAEQSHSMTKMDRDKLMKLLEIKNENQTEEMSFTYTDSSTSAVDLYPVNDFSEYLQKRDSDAKKLLS; encoded by the exons AAGCCTGAAAGGACAAAACCTAACAGGCACTCTCCCACCAGAATTCGTCAATCTTCTTTACCTCCAAAATCT AGACTTAACTCGCAATTATCTCAGTGGCACCATTCCTCCACAATGGGGCTCCATGGAGCGAATTCTAAACAT TTCTCTTCTCGCGAACCGCTTAAACGGATCACTCCCGAAGGAATTCGGAAACATAAGCACGTTGAAATCTTT ATCGGTAGAGGACAATAGGATGTCTGGAGCAATTCCTGTTCAACTTGGGAGTCTTAGAAGCATTGAGAGACT ATTACTGAGCTCCAACTTTTTCACTGGGGAATTGCCTGCGTCATTTGCAAATCTGATCAGTATGAAGGATTT TCGAATTAGCAGTAACAACTTCTCTGGGAAGATCCCGGACTTCATTGGAGAATGGAAAAATCTCACAAGCTT AAGGATTCAGGCCAGTGGATTGGAAGGGCCAATACCTCTTAACATTACTCTCCTGACAACTTTAACAGACTT GAGGATTAGCGACTTGAGAGGACCAGACACGCTTTGTCCACCCTTTGAAAATACATCTTTTAAGAACCT GATCTTGAGGAGTTGCAATCTAATCGGCGAGATACCGAAATCTATTGCTTCATCCAAACTCTT AGACTTGAACTTTAACAAACTTAATGGATCCATTCCTGAAAGGTTCATTGATCTACAGGACACAGACTATAT CTATCTTACTGGAAACTTGCTATCCGGAACGGTGCCTAATTGGATGACCACTTCAGCAGATAATGT AAACTTGTTTGCTTCATTTTCAACAGATAATATCTC CAGCAGAAAGGTCTCATGTTTGGGGGATAGTTCTTGTCCAACAA ACTGGACCTCCTTGTATATCAACTGTGGTGGAAGAAAACTAACAGATGGAAAAAAGGAATATGAAAGTGACCTGCAAGAAGGGGGTGCTTCAGATTTCTCTGCAGTAGAAAGTCGATGGGGATTTAGCAATACCGGTAACTTCTTAGACGACAACAATCATGACAGTTATATTGTTTCTGGGGTCCCAACGAACACTTCTGAACTGTACATGAATGCACGAACATCAGCCTTATCTTTGACGTATTATGGTTTCTGTATGCACGACGGAAGCTATAATGTAAGTCTTCACTTTGCTGAGATCTTTTTCACTGATGATGAAACATATAGCAGCCTTGGGAGACGTGTATTTGATATCTACATCCAG GGTGTGCAGATGGAGAAGGATTTTGACATCAGTGATAGAGCGGGTGGGGCAATGAAAGCAATTGTGACATCTTATACCGTAAATGTTACAGGTAGTTTGGAAATCCGTCTCTATTGGGCTAGAAAAGGGACAACCAATATCCCATCGCGAGGAGTATATGGTCCTCTTATCTCAGCTATTTCTGTGGATCCAA ATTACCACGTTCCACAATCGGGGGGAAATGGAAACGGTGTGTCTAGAGGTATTGTGGCTGGGATTGCGGGTGGAGCAGTTTGTGCCATCATTTTAATTTTAGGAGTTTTATGGTGGTGTGGTTATTTACGTTGCAGAGACGCTATGGAACTAG ATCTGCATGGTTTAGAGCTGCATGATCTAGAGCTAAACACTGGTTCCTTTACTTTGAAGCAACTCAAAATTGCAACAAACAATTTCGATGTTGCTAATAAGATTGGAGAAGGTGGTTTTGGCTCTGTTTACAAG GGAGTATTACCAAATGGCACCTTAATGGCAGTGAAACAACTCTCTTCCAAATCAAAGCAAGGAAATAGAGAGTTCTTGAATGAATTAGGCATGATATCCGCTTTGCAACACCCGCATCTTGTGAAGCTATATGGATGTTGTATCGAAGGAAACCAATTGTTGCTAGCGTATGAATACATGGAAAATAACAGTCTAGCCCGTGCTTTGTTT GGGCCTAAAGAATGGCAGTTGGCACTTGATTGGCCTACAAGATACAGAATTTGCATTGATATAGCACGAGGTTTGGCTTTTCTACATGAAGAATCCAGATTAAAGATTGTTCATAGAGATATCAAAGCCACTAACGTGCTCCTTGATAAGGATTTGAATGCTAAAATTTCTGATTTCGGTTTGGCTAAGCTTGATGAAGAGGACAACACCCATATAAGCACACGTGTCGCCGGAACTTA TGGATATATGGCTCCAGAATACGCAATGCGTGGTTATCTAACAGATAAAGCAGACGTCTATAGCTATGGAATTGTCCTCTTAGAGATTGTGAGCGGGATGGCTAACATTGCTGACAGAGCAAAGGAGAATCATTTTGTTCTTCTTGATCGG GCCATTGCTTTGAAAGCCGAGGGTAACTTGGTCGATCTTGTTGATTCAAAGCTGGGTTCAGAATATGACATCTCTGAGATGATGGTAGTTATCAATTTGGCTCTAATGTGCACCGCAATCTCCCCAGCCGATAGACCAACAATGTCATCAGTGGTTAGCATGCTAGAAGGACGAATAGTTCCTGAAGCATTTATTGCTGAACAAAGTCACTCAATGACTAAAATGGATCGTGACAAATTGATGAAGCTACTTGAGATCAAGAATGAGAACCAAACAGAAGAAATGTCATTCACGTACACTGATTCTTCGACATCTGCGGTCGATCTCTACCCGGTCAATGATTTTAGTGAGTATCTGCAGAAGAGAGACAGTGATGCTAAGAAGCTGTTATCTTAG